caacttgagttcaatcccggcggaagctgagttcaggtagacggctcaaggttgactcagccttgcatcctcctgaggtcggtaaaatgagtaccagcttgctgggggaaaagtgtagatgactggggaaggcaatggcaaaccaccctgtaaaaagtctgccatgaaaatattgtgatgtgacgtcacccagagtcggaaatgactggtgcttgcacaggggactaattTTATCTTTTAAACTCTTTTTGCATTGTGCTCCCTTGAGGCAACAGCTATAATTTTAAGCAGTAGTCAGGCACATTGTGAGTTTCCATGAAGCCACCACAAGGAAACCTAATCTCTTAATTTCTTTCTCAGTGAACTCAGAGGACCAAGAAGCCTCACTTTGTCCAGGTAATTTGGCTTGTGGACTCCTTGAACTTAGCACCTAAATTGCAAACCAGGAGGTTTCAATAAGCCATCATTTGCTGTGATTTGCAAAGCCAGTGCTTTAATTCTAGCTTGTAAAAAGAAATAAACTGTTGGTTTGTAAGCAAAATGAGCGACCTTGGGCCCGTCAtatgctctcagcctcacctacctcacagggttgttgtgatgataaaatggaagaaaggagaattatgtgagacgagggctttttttttgtagcaggaactcctttgtatattaggccacacacccgtgatgtagccaatgctcctggagcttccagtaggccctgtactaagagccctgtaagctctcagaggattggctacatcaggggtgtgtggcctaatatgcaaagaagttcctgctacagaaaaagccctgtgtgagccactttgggaccccaatggggagaaaggcggagtataaattaaataaataacccaaaaatggtaaatttagTCATTGGGGAGGTGTACTTAGTGGTCGCTTTTAACCTGAGGCCCTTAATTGTGGTTTAGTTTGCGCAAAAATCACTCGCTGGGGGTGGGAGTAGAAAACTGAATGATGTGCAGGTGAAGCAACCTAACAAACTTCCCCTCTTACAGTCAAGACGAGGATGAGGAAACACCTTCCCGCTATTACGTGCCCAGCTACGAAGAGGTCATGAACACAGACTATCCAGACTTGAGAGAAGTGGACCGGAGCACGCGAATCAGTGTCTCCCTTCCCTCTTATGAGTCTTTAACTGGGATAGACGAAAACACACCAACCCGACCCGCCGCTTCAGCCGAAGCAGGTCCCAACACGGAACACCAGCCGAGCAGACGGAGTTCCCGCCTGAGCAAAAAACTCCGGCCCTTGAGAGTCCGGAGAATCAAGTCTGAGAAGCTGCACCTCAAAGACATCCGTATAAACGTGCCTGACGGAAACAGTTCGAGCCGTGTAACGATAGAGCCTCTGACTCCACCACCGCAGTATGAAGAGATTTCTCAGAAACTTCCAGAGACCAGGGAAGAGACATAAGTCAGCCCAgcagactggtttttaaatatgtCTAAAACACTATTGTGTACTTGGTTGCGGAGGGTGGTTTCATGACTGTCAAGGCTTCTCAGAGGAGATGTCATGGACCTTGACCTTGTTCCCTGAGGAGAACAAGTCCTATTTCCTGTGGAGGTGGTCAGACTGTAGGGCCCGTGTCACTTCAGAGCACTTAGAATGATTGAATTTTCTTCTGTATAAAACTGTTCTGTGCATGTACAAAGGAAACATTAGGGTGAAGTTTCCTGTAGCTGAATTCCTGATTTTGGTACAACCCAAACTCATGTTTACTTCCTTAGCCGCACCAAAATCCAAATTTTGGGGCATGTCCTGAGAAACTCCTGCCTTCTCTGCCCCATTTCTATCTCAAACAGCTTATGGGAGTTGTACATTGTGGCTGAGAGCTGTCATCTGGTGGGTTTCAAATCTCAAACTCACTAACGAAGTGCTCACCCTTCCAGCCTCTTTGCATTATGAGGATAATGGCaccagcctaccttacagggttgttgtaaggataactGATAATTTATGTGAAATGCTTTGAATGCGGGAAGCAGTATCCCAATGCCGCTGCGCAGTTGAGACCTCTCTTTGTATGGGCAGGTGTATTTCGTTATAGAGGTCTTCGCCTGAAATGGTACAACCCAAACTCACGTTTCCTTCCTTAATGAGAACTAGAGCCCTGAATGAATCATGCCATGTTTTGTGTAATTAAATTTAGGAAggcactttgtgtgtgtgtcgaACAGAATCTTAGCTACAAGAATCTTTTTCTGTCTATATATATTTCTCAGATATGACACATTTTTGTATGCCTCTTGggtaaaaatctttttttaaaaaaaaagaactagcAGTCCAGATTTGTCATAGTTGTCAAAATAACCTCTTTgcttttggtccccccccccttcactgggATAGGGTTACCCACGGTGCTTCACTGTAGTTTGAAGTGGCTTTGAGAAGAAAtgtataaaaaaaaaaccctttacttACATCACCTCGAAGCACAGTATTACAGagtcaaaaaggaaaaaaagaaactctTAAGTCCATAAAATACTGACTTCATTAACCCTTAGGCTGAAATCCTGTGCACTTACTGGAGAGAAAAACTCATTGAACTCAGCAGAACTGACTTCCAAGTAAATAGGATCATGCCTTGCTCAGAGAGACACAGACAACAATGGGAGGGGGTCATATTAAGGATACCACTTGTTTTCTGATGTGCAATCTCatgagttctcgtggccctttcttacgtgcccagggaaatgctgatcactcctttggggtcaagaagcagttttctccaggccagtttggccagggatcctggagggtttttgccatcttctgggcattgagcagTGGTAACTGGGggtgtgggtgggggaggtatttgtgaatttcttgcattgtgcagggggttggactagctgaccctAGAGGAtcattccaactctgtgattctatgacttctGTAGCTGCTGCCCTGTAAGATCATGGGGAAAAGAAACATTTCAAGAGCTAAACATTTAGGTTAGAGCTGGGATTCTGTGCAGAAAgagacactttcccccccaaaaatgtataggacaggggtgacaaacggtagctctccagatgttttttgcctacaactcccatcagccccagccagcacggccaatggctggggctgatgggaattttaggcaaaaaacatctggagagctaccgttgaccacccctggtataggaagTTTGTCCTATAACTGGAGTAACCAAGAGCTTGAAAGTTTTCCCAGGTAGTAAATATTCTTTTAAGGTATGGCAAGATAAAGAAATCGTAGTCACTGGTGGGTTGGATTTAAACAGCTTGGGATGGCCTGGTCCCAGTTCTAGCACATGATAGGAGGAAAAATAACATCAATCCAATGTTGTGTAATGGTCAGTTAGACTTAAGTCCAGGAAAGCCCATATACAGATTCCCACTTGCCCATGAAATTGTTTTGATGCCCTTGGGCCAGACATATTCCCTTGGGGAAGGGGGTAGGAGAATGAAGGTAGGATCTTCTATCCCATCTTTCCTTTAAGCctagggaccccccccccacatagtttttgagcttgtgggcaatTCTGACATGGCAGTGTGTGAATGGTCATAAAACagccaccacaggaggtggtggagccagccataaaatggcagccacagcttgctttcccttacaccaggggtggccaacggtagctctccagattttttttgcctccaactcccatcagccccagccagcatggccaatggctggggctgatgggagttgtaggcaaaaaacatctggagagctaccattgggccACCTTTGTATTACACAATAAGAGTGTTGTGTTGTGGcggcagctgctgtcaaaacaacatgtttttaaaagccaaccaaatctccagtggccaatcaaaagccttgctgggcacaagccccacctggccctgcccactttctaaaaacacttggagggCTCTAAGAAAAATGTTGGTGGGCACTATTTTGGGGTCCCTACTCTAAGCGGTTTAACAGTATCCATGGTTCTCCTCCTTTTCTGTTTTTACCCTCACCACAGCCCTGTGATGTAGAGCGAATTCAGAGAAAGTGACTGACTTAAGATCAGCCAGTGAGCCTCAGACGGAATTGGGATTTGGACCACTTGACACTTGAATTCCCTCATGGCCTTGTCTGTCAAATGATTTGCCTTGGCTGTCAAACCAAGCAAGAAAAGTTGAGCTTCTTTGTCTCTGACGGGAAAACCTCTTAAGAGAACTCATAAGCTCCTTCATCCTCCTCTGGGGATTTCACTGGCCAATCTTGCCAGGCTTctactgccaaaaaaaaaaaagtagattcATTGGTTCAAGAGCTTCCTAAGAGGCCGTTTATTTTAAAAAGGTCTAAATCTTGACTTGCTGTTCCAAGGATGCCCAGCCCCAGCAAGCCTAAGAAACAACCTCTTCCCCGGTTTTCCATTGTGTCAGAATGTTTGTTGGAGAGCAGACCTGTGCTATTCCTTCCCTCTTGTCTTTTGGCAGTCTGGCTAGAAATAGGTTTCCCTTCACCGGAGTTAGGGTAGCAGAGAAGAATATAGCCTGCaaagaatcttttttaaaaaaaattaaatgtaaaaGTTCACCACATTATTAGAAGTCTGTAGCCAGAGGCTGTTTGAGATCAAATAGCTATTTGAGAATCAACTTCACAGCTCCTGACCTTGGATAGCTCTCTGCTGCCCTTTCCTCCAAACACACTCACTTCCTCTGGATATTCTTCTGGGTGCTTCCTTGTCATGCCTCAGGCCTCTTTTGCTGTTCTCTTCTTTCCCTGTTGCCTTTCTGCCAACATCGCTTTCCATTACGGCCTGAGAAACTCCATCAAGAGCAGCTCAAAACCTTTATGCCTACTCAGGTGCTTTGGTATCATGGCCAATCAGCCTATCAGTACCAGCAACTTTATCATCTTTTGCAGTGTCATCCTAAACATATATAATTGGAAGTCAATCCCATAGTGGTCAATTGGACTCAATGTCTaggacagggtggccaaacttgcttaacataaaagccacatagaataaacatcagatgcttgagagccacaagacatgaatgtcagatgtttgagagccgcaagacaggaaggaaggctggcAAATAGAtcagagaagggagagagagaggtggaaagaaagtgaccttaaatgcattctccaagctgctaactggcttggataagtgatttaaaaagaaacgccttctccaagtcggctgatggggcagtggacccttagagagccacacatggctcccaagccacagtttggccacccctggtctagtaatTGTGTTTGCAATGACATCCTTAATCCCTTATTACATAAGGTTGTCAGGTCACCAGCAGGGAATGTGGGGTGGGTATGGTTGCCACGgccagatcctggttgggaaactcctggagatttggtgatgaTAGGGACGTTGGGGTACAATGCCGCagacaccaccctccaaagcatccactttctccaggaaaactaatctttgtagtctggggttatagagagccaatttggtgtagtggttaagtgcccgggactctaatctgggagaacctggtttgattccccactcctccactagtatctgctggaatggccttgggtcagccattataGTTCTGGCAGatgtggtccttgaaagggcagctgctatgagagccctctcagccccacccacctcacagggtgtctgttgtggggggagaagatagagattgtaagcggctctgagtctctgattcagagaggagggcgggatataaatctgcaattcttctaattccagggatcccctggtcccaccgggaggctgccatACCTACCACATTGCAATATGCATATCCCAAACAATCCCCTTGTGCAGCGATACTGGCAAAATCCTGCCTTCTACACACAGTTGTAATGATTATGGTGTCCAGGGCAAAGTACATTGACACTTGGAAATCCTTAataaatgaacacatgaagctgctttatattttGTAAAACCATTGGTCCATTTCACGCAGTATCACTTCTGACTGACTGTAGCTCTCTGGTTCCAGGCGGCACAGGGGCTTTCCTAACACCTGTGATCTTTTAAATGGAACTTGAATCAAGGACTCGGCTACTGAGGGATAACTCGCCCCAATATACCTGCTGTCTTTCCCAGAGTCATGTCCCACTGCATCCACCTAACTCAGACTTGCCTCCTTTGAGTGGTAGCAACTCGCATAGAAACAGGACTTCCCTGACACCTGCTATTTGAGAGTCAttaactggggatgccggggCTTGAAGCTATGCAAAGAAGTATGTTGTGCAAAGAAATGCATGGATGTGTGTTCAGTGCATCAGATGAGGAGACTGGAGTGGTAATGGTTGCTTCTTAACTGTCAAAACTCAACATAGGCAGAACCTTGTTTGGCAGGCTACCAATATCATTACAGGAATCTTGGTTTTTGAGGGGTCTCACAGTTCACCTTTGTTGTGTTTTGTTTGTTCCTCTGATTTGAATTTTATTCATGTTGACGGCTTTCTGAAATGGATATCGACA
The Heteronotia binoei isolate CCM8104 ecotype False Entrance Well chromosome 18, APGP_CSIRO_Hbin_v1, whole genome shotgun sequence genome window above contains:
- the TMEM51 gene encoding transmembrane protein 51, with product MAHSRSNGSHYALTAIGLGMLVLGVIMAVWNLFPGLGQGGKPQSGNSNKTEPGGGGILKSKTFSVAYVLIGAGVLLLMFSVCLSIRDRKRQNQSQCTPRIHQQTSMERQQQEDSQDEDEETPSRYYVPSYEEVMNTDYPDLREVDRSTRISVSLPSYESLTGIDENTPTRPAASAEAGPNTEHQPSRRSSRLSKKLRPLRVRRIKSEKLHLKDIRINVPDGNSSSRVTIEPLTPPPQYEEISQKLPETREET